The Pseudomonas sp. TH06 genome has a window encoding:
- a CDS encoding cysteine hydrolase family protein has protein sequence MTTALLIIDVQRALCSGEYQCHDIHRVIATINNLSTRARKAGVPVVLIQHEEKDSPLAHGAEGWQLAEGLETSPQDLRVRKTTPDSFYQTDLGKLLPAEDFERLVICGLQTDYCVNATVRQAHQLGYDVVLAADAHSTLDNGNMSAEDIIAEHNKDLAHLTGSVARIDVKPALDIAF, from the coding sequence ATGACCACCGCATTACTGATCATCGACGTTCAGCGCGCCCTGTGCTCGGGCGAATACCAGTGCCACGACATCCACCGCGTGATCGCCACCATCAACAACCTCAGCACCCGCGCCCGCAAGGCCGGGGTGCCGGTGGTGCTGATTCAGCATGAGGAAAAGGACAGCCCGTTGGCCCATGGTGCCGAAGGCTGGCAACTGGCCGAAGGGCTTGAGACCTCCCCGCAAGATCTGCGCGTGCGCAAAACCACCCCGGATTCGTTCTACCAGACCGACCTGGGCAAATTGCTGCCGGCCGAAGATTTCGAGCGATTGGTGATCTGCGGCCTGCAAACCGACTATTGCGTCAACGCCACCGTGCGCCAGGCCCATCAACTGGGCTACGACGTGGTACTCGCCGCAGACGCTCATTCCACCCTCGACAACGGCAACATGAGCGCCGAAGACATCATCGCCGAACACAACAAGGATCTGGCGCACCTGACCGGCTCGGTGGCGCGGATCGATGTCAAACCTGCCTTGGACATTGCGTTCTAA
- the tusD gene encoding sulfurtransferase complex subunit TusD, translating into MKFAIALFSAAHAPSSRRALLFAQAALAGGHEIVRLFFYQDSVYNASDAVVTPQDELDLPKQWRSFISEQKLDGVVCIAAALRRGVLNGEEAKRYQREAVSVSAPWELSGLGQLHDAVQDADRLICFGGV; encoded by the coding sequence ATGAAGTTCGCCATCGCGTTGTTTTCCGCCGCCCATGCGCCCTCCTCGCGCCGTGCCCTGCTGTTTGCGCAAGCTGCGCTGGCTGGCGGGCATGAGATTGTCCGGCTGTTTTTCTATCAGGACAGCGTCTACAACGCCTCCGACGCGGTGGTTACCCCGCAGGATGAACTGGACCTGCCCAAGCAATGGCGCAGCTTCATCAGCGAGCAGAAGCTGGATGGCGTGGTGTGTATCGCTGCGGCATTGCGCCGAGGCGTGCTCAACGGCGAAGAAGCCAAACGTTATCAGCGTGAGGCTGTGTCGGTCAGCGCGCCGTGGGAATTGTCCGGCCTCGGCCAGTTGCATGATGCGGTGCAAGACGCCGATCGCCTGATCTGCTTCGGAGGTGTGTGA
- the tusC gene encoding sulfurtransferase complex subunit TusC — MAKSLLIISRQSPWSGPGAREALDIVLAGGAFDLPIGLLFLDDGVLQLAAGQNAKALQQKDLSANLQALPMFGVEELFYCADSASDRGLKNLSLDEAQPLAAEQITALIDRYDQVITL, encoded by the coding sequence ATGGCCAAGTCCCTGTTGATCATCAGCCGTCAATCGCCCTGGTCCGGCCCCGGTGCCCGCGAAGCGCTGGACATTGTGCTGGCCGGCGGCGCCTTCGATCTGCCGATCGGTTTGCTGTTTCTTGATGACGGCGTGTTGCAACTGGCCGCCGGGCAGAACGCCAAGGCCTTGCAGCAGAAAGACCTCAGCGCCAATCTGCAAGCGCTGCCGATGTTCGGCGTCGAAGAGTTGTTTTATTGCGCAGACAGCGCCAGTGACCGAGGGCTGAAAAACCTCTCACTGGACGAAGCACAACCGCTCGCCGCCGAGCAAATCACCGCCCTTATTGACCGTTACGACCAGGTGATCACCCTCTGA
- the ggt gene encoding gamma-glutamyltransferase has protein sequence MKYEPLAKSLIATSLALSCLMAHAASVAPVAAENGMVVTAQHLATHVGVDVLKSGGNAVDAAVAVGYALAVVYPAAGNLGGGGFMTIQLADGRKTFLDFREKAPLAATANMYLDKDGNVIPDLSTRGHLAVGVPGTVSGMEMALSKYGTKQRKEIIAPAIKLAEDGFELQQGDVELLEYATDVFKKDIRDSGSIFLSNGEPMQVGQKLVQKDLAKTLRTISEKGADGFYKGWVADAIVTSSQANKGIITQADLDKYKTRELAPVECDYRGYHVVSAPPPSSGGVVICQIMNILEGYPMKDLGFHSAQGMHYQIEAMRHAYVDRNSYLGDPDFVKNPIEHLLDKNYATKLRNAIQPQKAGVSAELKPGVAPHEGSNTTHYSIVDKWGNAVSVTYTLNDWFGAGVMASKTGVILNDEMDDFTSKVGVPNMYGLVQGEANAIAPGKAPLSSMSPTIVTKDGKVVMVVGTPGGSRIITATLLTMLNVIDYGMGLQEAVDAPRFHQQWMPEETNLEDFAASPDTKKILESWGHKFAGPQDANHIAAILVGAPSLGGKPVGKNRFYGANDPRRNTGLSLGY, from the coding sequence ATGAAGTACGAACCTTTGGCCAAATCGCTTATCGCGACCTCACTGGCACTCAGCTGTCTCATGGCTCACGCCGCCTCGGTGGCGCCGGTCGCGGCGGAAAACGGCATGGTGGTCACCGCGCAACATCTGGCCACGCATGTCGGCGTCGATGTGTTGAAAAGCGGCGGTAACGCCGTCGATGCGGCAGTCGCGGTGGGTTATGCACTGGCGGTGGTGTATCCCGCAGCGGGCAACCTGGGTGGCGGCGGATTCATGACCATTCAACTGGCGGACGGCCGCAAGACCTTCCTCGACTTCCGTGAAAAAGCGCCGCTGGCCGCGACGGCCAACATGTACCTCGACAAGGACGGCAACGTCATCCCGGATCTGAGCACCCGTGGCCACTTGGCGGTCGGCGTGCCGGGCACTGTCTCCGGGATGGAGATGGCGCTGAGCAAATACGGCACCAAACAGCGCAAGGAGATTATCGCCCCGGCGATCAAACTGGCTGAAGACGGTTTCGAGTTGCAGCAGGGTGATGTCGAGCTGCTGGAATACGCTACTGATGTGTTCAAAAAGGACATTCGCGATTCCGGTTCGATCTTCCTGAGCAATGGCGAGCCGATGCAGGTCGGGCAGAAACTGGTGCAGAAAGACCTCGCGAAAACCCTGCGCACCATCTCTGAGAAAGGCGCCGACGGTTTCTATAAAGGCTGGGTGGCGGACGCCATTGTCACCTCCAGTCAGGCCAACAAAGGCATCATCACCCAAGCTGACCTCGACAAATACAAGACCCGCGAACTGGCCCCGGTGGAGTGCGATTATCGCGGCTATCACGTGGTCTCGGCGCCACCGCCAAGCTCGGGTGGGGTGGTGATCTGCCAGATCATGAACATTCTCGAAGGCTATCCGATGAAGGATCTGGGCTTCCATTCAGCCCAGGGCATGCACTACCAGATCGAAGCGATGCGCCACGCCTATGTCGATCGCAACAGCTACCTCGGCGATCCGGACTTCGTGAAGAACCCGATCGAGCATCTGCTCGACAAGAACTACGCGACCAAACTGCGCAATGCCATCCAGCCGCAAAAGGCCGGGGTATCCGCCGAACTGAAGCCCGGCGTCGCCCCGCATGAAGGCAGCAACACCACGCACTATTCGATCGTCGACAAGTGGGGCAACGCCGTGTCGGTCACCTACACCCTCAACGACTGGTTCGGTGCCGGCGTGATGGCGAGCAAGACCGGGGTGATCCTCAACGACGAAATGGATGACTTCACTTCGAAAGTCGGCGTGCCGAACATGTACGGGCTGGTGCAGGGCGAAGCCAATGCCATTGCTCCGGGCAAGGCGCCGCTGTCGTCGATGAGCCCGACCATCGTCACCAAGGACGGCAAAGTGGTCATGGTGGTCGGCACGCCGGGTGGTAGCCGCATCATCACCGCGACCTTGCTGACCATGCTCAATGTCATCGACTACGGCATGGGCTTGCAGGAAGCGGTCGATGCGCCGCGCTTCCACCAGCAATGGATGCCGGAAGAAACCAACCTCGAAGACTTCGCCGCCAGTCCCGACACGAAGAAAATCCTCGAGAGTTGGGGCCACAAGTTTGCCGGGCCGCAGGATGCCAACCACATTGCCGCGATCCTCGTGGGCGCGCCGTCGCTGGGGGGTAAACCGGTCGGCAAAAACCGCTTCTACGGCGCCAACGATCCACGGCGCAACACCGGGTTGTCACTGGGTTACTGA
- a CDS encoding lytic polysaccharide monooxygenase auxiliary activity family 9 protein, whose amino-acid sequence MNQPQAQTQLRHGRVTSPASRGAVAIEQGLLGAWQVNEMEGGKNFPALTAGPFPAPYQTDSDSVTPPADGFILSGGKTDARDCVNFTAEEMSKKLNRPFNWPLLSVTPGQTLEIHWEYTAPHTTRGYRWLITKDGWDPKQRITRAQLEAQPFFEDFYTQVPYYSHSAEMKAKVDHAVKLPANKKGHHVIVLMWIVANTGNAFYQAFDVDFK is encoded by the coding sequence ATGAATCAACCACAAGCACAAACCCAACTGCGACACGGTCGTGTCACCTCCCCGGCGAGCCGCGGCGCGGTCGCTATCGAGCAAGGATTGCTCGGTGCCTGGCAGGTGAATGAAATGGAGGGCGGGAAGAATTTCCCGGCCCTGACCGCCGGGCCATTTCCGGCGCCGTATCAAACCGACAGTGACAGCGTCACGCCACCAGCCGACGGGTTCATCCTCAGTGGCGGCAAGACCGATGCTCGTGACTGCGTGAACTTCACCGCGGAAGAAATGAGCAAAAAGCTCAATCGTCCGTTCAACTGGCCATTGCTCAGCGTCACCCCGGGGCAGACTCTTGAAATCCACTGGGAATACACCGCTCCGCATACCACTCGTGGCTACCGCTGGCTGATCACCAAGGATGGCTGGGACCCGAAACAACGCATCACTCGCGCACAACTGGAAGCGCAACCATTCTTCGAGGACTTCTACACTCAGGTGCCGTACTACAGCCATTCGGCGGAGATGAAGGCCAAAGTCGACCACGCGGTGAAACTTCCGGCGAACAAGAAAGGTCATCACGTCATCGTGCTGATGTGGATCGTTGCCAATACTGGTAACGCCTTCTATCAGGCCTTCGACGTCGACTTCAAATAA
- a CDS encoding TusE/DsrC/DsvC family sulfur relay protein, with amino-acid sequence MNSMTVGARAIELDKDGFLVELSDWSHDVASALAAAEDIELTAEHWEVLELLRSFYAEFQLSPATRPLIKYTALKLGPDKGNSLHLNRLFKGTPAKLAAKLAGLPKPTNCL; translated from the coding sequence ATGAACTCCATGACCGTCGGCGCCCGCGCCATCGAGCTGGACAAGGATGGCTTTCTGGTTGAGCTGAGCGATTGGTCGCATGACGTCGCCAGCGCCCTCGCCGCCGCCGAAGACATCGAACTGACCGCCGAACACTGGGAAGTCCTCGAACTGCTGCGCAGCTTCTATGCCGAATTCCAGCTGTCCCCGGCCACTCGCCCGCTGATCAAGTACACCGCGCTGAAACTCGGCCCGGACAAAGGCAACAGCCTGCACCTGAACCGACTGTTCAAAGGCACCCCTGCCAAACTCGCCGCGAAACTGGCGGGCCTGCCCAAACCGACGAATTGCTTATGA
- a CDS encoding YoaK family protein has protein sequence MLPSTSTRHASPGHLHRQKWRGRVGLALVASLSVLAGMTDAIGFMASGDFVSFMSGNTTRLAVAISDGDWGLTLRLVILVATFIVGNALGVLIARLGGRRTLPLLLCIATLLCAAAAWPADAQLPALLAAIVAMGMLNAAVEEVNGLPVGLTYVTGALSRFGRGLGRWMLGERRSGWRVQLVPWSGMFVGAILGAVLEHHLGLKALFVSGLLAAILGLLSLTIPRRWQLGYMPR, from the coding sequence ATGCTGCCCTCGACCTCAACCCGGCATGCCAGCCCCGGCCATCTGCACAGGCAGAAATGGCGCGGTCGCGTGGGACTGGCGCTGGTGGCGAGCCTGTCGGTACTGGCTGGGATGACCGACGCCATCGGTTTCATGGCCAGCGGCGATTTCGTCTCGTTCATGAGCGGCAACACCACTCGATTGGCGGTGGCGATCAGTGATGGCGACTGGGGGCTGACGTTGCGTCTGGTCATTCTGGTGGCCACGTTTATTGTCGGCAATGCCTTGGGCGTGTTGATCGCACGGCTGGGCGGCCGGCGCACGTTGCCGTTGCTGCTGTGCATTGCCACGCTGCTCTGCGCGGCGGCTGCCTGGCCTGCCGACGCGCAGTTGCCCGCGCTGCTGGCGGCGATTGTCGCGATGGGCATGCTTAACGCAGCCGTCGAAGAAGTGAACGGTCTGCCGGTCGGGCTGACCTACGTGACCGGGGCACTGTCGCGATTCGGCCGAGGACTGGGGCGCTGGATGCTCGGCGAGCGCCGCAGCGGCTGGCGGGTGCAACTGGTGCCGTGGAGCGGCATGTTTGTCGGCGCGATTCTGGGTGCAGTGCTGGAACATCATCTGGGGCTCAAGGCCTTGTTCGTCAGCGGCTTGCTGGCGGCGATCCTGGGATTGTTGTCCCTGACCATCCCCCGTCGCTGGCAGCTCGGCTACATGCCCCGCTGA
- the tusB gene encoding sulfurtransferase complex subunit TusB encodes MSTLHVLSHSPFGDDRLTSCLRLIGSADALLLSGDAVYALQADTAPFAVLQSRQIKLFVLDEDAQARAVSIPDWAEAIDYPAFVELSIRHDKVNSWL; translated from the coding sequence ATGTCGACTTTGCATGTGTTGTCTCATTCCCCGTTCGGCGACGATCGCCTGACCAGTTGCCTGCGTTTGATCGGCAGTGCCGATGCTTTGCTGCTGAGCGGTGACGCGGTGTACGCACTGCAAGCGGATACCGCGCCGTTTGCAGTGCTGCAAAGTCGTCAGATAAAACTGTTTGTGTTGGACGAAGACGCGCAGGCCCGCGCCGTGTCGATTCCGGACTGGGCCGAAGCCATCGATTACCCGGCCTTCGTCGAACTGTCGATCCGCCACGACAAGGTCAACAGCTGGCTATGA
- a CDS encoding lysozyme inhibitor LprI family protein, with protein sequence MFAFTLRHALALTTLAFACVSHASSFDCASASSKTEKTICADPYLSQLDEQLAERWRSTLAKVPDPKALKIDQRQWLKSRNACGALTACLRRQYLMRLAELEHATQPFSWDATWQLIPPGTSTAATLTTRRQDATHIAFDITAGEGANSGDLEGVATIDGDEARYIEGECSLSFTPINGVLDISQVTAGGYCSPGMGVYYTGRFVASAQPLALDYDMLSLGLARTPEENQALHTLLKDDYQRVVDLSGSLMTGEPSTDVPDSQVAEMFMRGLGGTGIVMRSTGARFWVLLQTYDTGHARLRYYTNAAQWKTRLPEALQAWNERKKSYQDLPVDFMP encoded by the coding sequence ATGTTCGCTTTCACCCTCCGTCACGCCTTGGCGCTGACCACCCTCGCGTTTGCCTGCGTCAGCCATGCCAGCAGTTTCGATTGCGCCAGCGCCTCGAGCAAAACCGAAAAAACCATTTGCGCCGATCCGTATCTGTCGCAACTCGATGAGCAACTGGCCGAGCGCTGGCGCTCGACCCTGGCCAAGGTCCCCGACCCAAAGGCGCTGAAGATTGATCAACGGCAATGGCTGAAAAGCCGCAACGCCTGTGGCGCGCTGACTGCCTGTTTGCGTCGTCAGTACCTGATGCGTCTGGCCGAACTGGAACACGCGACTCAGCCATTCAGTTGGGACGCGACCTGGCAACTCATTCCGCCGGGAACATCAACGGCAGCCACCCTGACAACCCGACGTCAGGATGCCACACACATCGCCTTCGACATCACGGCGGGAGAGGGTGCCAATTCCGGGGATCTGGAGGGAGTCGCCACAATTGATGGCGATGAAGCCCGTTACATAGAAGGCGAATGCAGCCTGAGTTTTACGCCGATCAACGGTGTGCTGGACATCTCGCAAGTCACCGCCGGTGGCTATTGCAGCCCCGGAATGGGCGTGTATTACACCGGACGCTTCGTCGCCTCGGCGCAGCCGTTGGCGCTGGATTACGACATGCTCAGCCTTGGTCTGGCGCGAACCCCAGAAGAAAACCAGGCGCTGCACACGCTGCTCAAGGACGATTATCAGAGGGTGGTGGACTTATCCGGCTCATTGATGACCGGTGAGCCTTCAACCGATGTGCCGGACAGTCAGGTCGCGGAAATGTTTATGCGTGGGCTGGGCGGCACCGGCATTGTCATGCGTTCAACCGGTGCGCGCTTCTGGGTACTGTTACAGACTTACGATACAGGTCACGCACGTCTGCGCTACTACACCAACGCGGCGCAATGGAAAACCCGTCTACCCGAAGCCCTGCAAGCCTGGAATGAACGCAAGAAGAGCTACCAGGATCTCCCCGTTGACTTCATGCCTTGA
- a CDS encoding hemerythrin domain-containing protein yields MNIFEALRESHDRQRTYAKALIKTSGDTPERVEAYKQLKAELQAHETAEERHFYIPLMEFDNGVDLSRHAISEHHEMDEMMEELDETEMSSPAWLATAKKLSDKVHHHLEEEEQKFFQMAGKLLDEKQKVQLAGQYEKEFQAQLP; encoded by the coding sequence ATGAACATTTTCGAAGCCCTTCGCGAAAGCCACGACCGCCAGCGCACCTACGCCAAAGCACTGATCAAGACCAGCGGTGACACCCCGGAACGGGTCGAGGCCTACAAGCAGCTCAAGGCTGAGTTGCAAGCCCACGAAACCGCCGAAGAACGCCACTTCTATATCCCGCTGATGGAGTTCGACAACGGTGTCGATCTCAGTCGTCACGCCATTTCCGAACACCATGAAATGGACGAGATGATGGAGGAACTGGACGAGACCGAGATGTCGAGTCCCGCGTGGCTTGCCACGGCGAAAAAGCTCTCGGACAAGGTCCATCACCACCTCGAGGAAGAAGAGCAGAAGTTCTTTCAGATGGCCGGAAAGTTGCTCGACGAAAAACAGAAAGTGCAGCTTGCCGGGCAGTACGAAAAAGAGTTTCAGGCACAACTGCCCTGA
- a CDS encoding TetR/AcrR family transcriptional regulator, which yields MSAIRVRNEQLILAAASEEFAAKGFDATQTRDIAARAGVPKANLYYYFQSKENLYGKVLSGFVEPLLEASAVLRESDDPLIGLRAYVAARIRIAREHPAIAKVFSGELLLGGRQLPDECRDLLHAEARRNVECLRSWIDRGLLAPVDPEHLMLFIWSATRTYTNIGWQMGRIMEREVPLDEDYQTAAETITRMVLEGVVVAPRVGEIRGVLFAT from the coding sequence ATGAGCGCTATCCGAGTCCGCAACGAACAGTTGATCCTCGCCGCGGCCAGTGAAGAATTCGCCGCCAAGGGCTTCGACGCCACCCAGACCCGCGACATCGCGGCCCGTGCCGGGGTGCCCAAGGCCAATCTGTATTACTACTTCCAGTCCAAGGAAAACCTTTACGGCAAAGTGCTGTCGGGTTTTGTCGAGCCGCTGCTGGAGGCGTCGGCGGTGCTGCGTGAAAGCGACGATCCACTGATTGGCTTGCGTGCCTACGTCGCCGCACGGATTCGTATCGCCCGCGAACATCCGGCGATTGCCAAGGTGTTCAGCGGTGAATTGCTGCTCGGTGGGCGGCAGTTGCCGGATGAGTGCCGCGATCTGCTGCACGCCGAAGCACGACGCAATGTCGAGTGCCTGCGCAGCTGGATCGACCGCGGCTTGCTCGCGCCGGTCGACCCTGAACATCTGATGCTGTTCATCTGGTCGGCGACCCGCACCTACACCAATATCGGCTGGCAGATGGGGCGGATCATGGAGCGTGAAGTGCCGCTGGATGAGGACTATCAGACAGCGGCGGAGACGATTACGCGAATGGTGCTGGAGGGCGTGGTGGTAGCGCCGCGTGTTGGGGAGATTCGTGGGGTTTTGTTTGCGACTTGA
- a CDS encoding NUDIX domain-containing protein, translated as MSNTAERVNIIDTEVLSHDWYLLKKVTFDYHRNNGEWQRQTREVYDRGNGAAILLFNREKRSVVLTRQFRLPVFVNGHDGLLIEVAAGLLEGAAPEQRIRDEAEEETGYRVHDVKKVFEAYMSPGSVTEKLHFFIAEYDSASKVGNGGGLEEETEELEVLEWNFDDALAAFQRGEICDAKTIMLLQYAAMNNLFDR; from the coding sequence ATGTCCAACACAGCCGAGCGGGTCAACATCATCGACACCGAGGTGTTGTCCCACGACTGGTATCTGTTGAAGAAAGTCACCTTTGACTACCACCGCAATAACGGCGAGTGGCAACGTCAGACCCGCGAGGTGTATGACCGAGGCAATGGCGCGGCGATTCTGCTGTTCAACCGCGAGAAGCGTTCAGTGGTGCTGACCCGTCAGTTCCGCCTGCCGGTGTTCGTCAATGGCCATGACGGCTTGTTGATCGAAGTGGCGGCGGGGTTGCTGGAAGGTGCCGCGCCGGAGCAGCGTATTCGTGACGAGGCCGAAGAGGAAACCGGTTATCGCGTGCACGACGTGAAGAAAGTCTTCGAGGCTTACATGAGCCCCGGTTCAGTCACCGAGAAACTGCACTTCTTCATTGCCGAGTACGACTCGGCGTCGAAGGTTGGCAACGGTGGCGGTCTGGAAGAAGAGACCGAAGAACTGGAAGTGCTGGAGTGGAATTTTGACGACGCACTGGCGGCGTTCCAGCGTGGTGAAATCTGCGACGCCAAGACCATCATGCTGCTGCAATACGCGGCGATGAATAACCTGTTCGACCGGTAA
- a CDS encoding GNAT family N-acetyltransferase: protein MNLRIELSQHSTEEERQAILAPLHAYNVAQAGIAKSEPLTLLVRDDHDQILGGLYGRLVCQWLFIDLLSVPEEGRGQGIGSKLMRMAEDLAREKGCIGAWLDTFDFQAPEFYKKLGYSQFGEIVDYPPGHKRHFFQKRLIG from the coding sequence ATGAATTTGCGGATCGAGCTGTCGCAACATTCAACGGAAGAAGAACGCCAGGCCATTCTGGCGCCACTGCATGCCTATAACGTCGCCCAGGCCGGGATTGCAAAATCGGAACCGCTGACCCTGCTGGTGCGCGACGATCACGATCAGATCCTCGGCGGGCTGTATGGCCGGCTGGTCTGCCAATGGCTGTTTATCGATTTACTGTCAGTGCCGGAGGAAGGCCGGGGCCAGGGGATTGGATCGAAGTTGATGCGCATGGCCGAAGACCTGGCGCGGGAGAAAGGCTGCATCGGGGCCTGGCTGGACACTTTCGACTTCCAGGCGCCGGAGTTCTACAAAAAACTCGGCTATAGCCAGTTCGGCGAGATCGTCGATTACCCGCCGGGGCACAAACGGCATTTTTTTCAGAAGCGCTTGATCGGTTGA
- a CDS encoding GNAT family N-acetyltransferase, translated as MAIRALRANATHLDAVASLFDAYRGFYQQPSNLEQSRAFIAERMAGDESVIFLAEDERGEALGFVQLYPTFSSIDAHRTWLLSDLFTTPAARGRGVGRLLMNTARDFAVETGAKGLVLETATDNFTAQGLYESLGYVRDTGYYTYLLDLRQD; from the coding sequence ATGGCTATTCGGGCACTGCGGGCGAACGCGACCCATCTGGACGCGGTGGCGTCGCTGTTCGACGCCTACCGAGGGTTCTATCAGCAACCATCGAACCTTGAGCAATCGCGAGCCTTTATCGCCGAGCGCATGGCGGGCGATGAATCAGTGATTTTTCTCGCTGAAGATGAGCGCGGTGAAGCGCTGGGTTTTGTGCAGTTGTATCCGACGTTTTCATCCATCGACGCCCATCGCACCTGGCTGCTCAGCGATCTGTTTACAACACCGGCCGCCCGTGGCCGTGGCGTCGGCAGACTGTTGATGAACACTGCTCGCGATTTCGCCGTTGAGACGGGCGCCAAAGGCCTGGTGCTGGAAACAGCGACCGACAACTTCACCGCACAGGGTCTGTACGAGTCGCTGGGGTATGTGCGAGACACGGGTTACTACACCTACCTGCTCGATTTGCGCCAAGACTGA
- a CDS encoding methylated-DNA--[protein]-cysteine S-methyltransferase, giving the protein MPYTFITLPSPVGELKLVANGSRLAAILWENDKPNRVRLGPMSEAPDNPVLIQAARQLQEYFAGTRNCFDLELDFAGTDFQKKVWAALLTIPFGETRTYSQIAEQIGNPSAVRAVGAANGRNPISIVAPCHRVIGASGKLTGFAGGLEAKERLLRLEGGAWKTVGKSGELF; this is encoded by the coding sequence ATGCCCTACACGTTCATCACCCTGCCCTCGCCGGTCGGCGAGCTGAAGCTGGTCGCGAACGGTTCACGACTGGCGGCCATCCTCTGGGAAAACGACAAACCGAACCGCGTGCGCCTGGGGCCGATGAGCGAGGCACCGGACAATCCGGTCTTGATCCAAGCCGCACGACAACTGCAAGAATATTTTGCCGGGACGCGCAATTGCTTCGATCTGGAACTGGATTTTGCCGGCACCGATTTTCAGAAAAAGGTCTGGGCCGCCTTGCTGACCATTCCGTTCGGGGAAACCCGCACGTACAGCCAGATTGCCGAGCAGATCGGCAACCCCAGTGCGGTGCGCGCAGTGGGAGCAGCGAACGGACGGAACCCTATTTCGATTGTCGCGCCTTGTCATCGGGTGATCGGGGCGTCGGGGAAATTGACCGGGTTTGCCGGCGGGCTTGAGGCCAAGGAGCGGTTGTTGAGGCTGGAGGGTGGCGCCTGGAAAACGGTGGGTAAAAGCGGGGAGTTGTTTTAG
- a CDS encoding DUF6388 family protein, with protein sequence MAPTDQRHEHALKLFLDARPELREALDHLNPLLAQAKGETQAQYREERLHEAFEAEAERLGLFAWELTLQLTAATPEDYQAQRLEVHREVAEMARMDWLEYCELYGIEP encoded by the coding sequence ATGGCGCCTACCGATCAGCGACATGAACACGCTCTGAAACTGTTTCTCGACGCACGCCCCGAGTTGCGCGAAGCCCTCGACCACCTCAATCCATTGCTGGCCCAGGCCAAAGGCGAAACCCAGGCGCAGTATCGCGAAGAACGCCTGCATGAAGCGTTCGAGGCCGAGGCGGAACGCCTGGGGCTGTTCGCCTGGGAGCTGACCTTGCAACTGACGGCGGCGACGCCTGAGGACTATCAGGCACAGCGCCTGGAAGTGCATCGCGAAGTGGCGGAAATGGCCCGAATGGACTGGCTGGAATACTGCGAACTGTATGGCATAGAACCGTAA